One genomic segment of Amycolatopsis sp. Hca4 includes these proteins:
- a CDS encoding NAD-dependent epimerase/dehydratase family protein, whose protein sequence is MRIVITGATGNVGTALLAALEPGHDVVGLARRLPDTTAEPYRRAGWRAVDVGLPGAEEELAEVFAGADAVVHLAWAISPERGDPPMWRTNDHGTRHVLAAVAGAGVPHLVVASSVAAYGPAPRWEKVAEDWPCDGIAGSAYSRGKAALETLLDRFGEKYPQVRLARIRPCAILHRAAAGEFARWLLGPPVPAHLVGGRRLPVPLWTDLRAQIVHSTDVAEAIRLILDQGFAGAVNLAAPEVLDADALAGVLGGTRLLVPKPAVQLATRAAWLGGVVPLHPGWLELADHAALADTTLAETALGWQPRYDAAAALADLVAGLRSGAGAASPPLAPPRRDGVLARLRSLTRVGPSHQSQA, encoded by the coding sequence GTGCGTATCGTGATCACCGGAGCCACCGGGAACGTCGGGACGGCGCTGCTGGCCGCGCTCGAGCCCGGCCACGACGTGGTCGGGCTCGCGCGGCGGCTGCCGGACACGACGGCCGAGCCGTACCGCCGCGCGGGCTGGCGGGCCGTCGACGTCGGCCTGCCCGGGGCGGAGGAGGAGCTGGCGGAGGTGTTCGCCGGCGCGGACGCCGTCGTGCACCTGGCGTGGGCGATCTCGCCGGAGCGGGGCGACCCGCCGATGTGGCGCACCAACGACCACGGCACCCGGCACGTGCTCGCCGCCGTCGCGGGCGCCGGTGTGCCGCACCTCGTCGTCGCCTCGTCCGTGGCCGCCTACGGGCCGGCGCCCCGCTGGGAAAAGGTGGCCGAGGACTGGCCGTGCGACGGTATCGCGGGCAGCGCCTACAGCCGTGGCAAGGCCGCGCTGGAGACGTTGCTGGACCGGTTCGGCGAGAAGTACCCGCAGGTCAGGCTGGCGCGGATCCGTCCGTGCGCGATCCTGCACCGGGCCGCGGCCGGCGAGTTCGCGCGCTGGCTGCTCGGCCCGCCCGTGCCCGCGCACCTCGTCGGCGGGCGGCGGCTGCCGGTTCCGCTGTGGACGGATCTGCGGGCGCAGATCGTGCACAGCACCGACGTCGCCGAAGCGATCCGGCTGATCCTCGACCAGGGGTTCGCCGGCGCGGTCAACCTCGCCGCGCCGGAGGTGCTCGACGCCGACGCGCTGGCCGGTGTCCTCGGGGGAACCCGCCTGCTGGTGCCGAAGCCCGCGGTGCAGCTCGCGACCCGGGCCGCCTGGCTGGGCGGCGTGGTCCCGCTGCACCCCGGCTGGCTCGAACTGGCCGATCACGCCGCCCTCGCCGACACCACGCTGGCGGAGACCGCGCTGGGCTGGCAACCTCGGTATGACGCCGCGGCCGCGCTCGCCGACCTGGTCGCCGGGCTCCGGTCGGGCGCGGGGGCGGCGAGCCCGCCCCTGGCCCCGCCGCGCCGCGACGGGGTACTGGCCCGGCTCCGCTCGCTCACCCGGGTCGGGCCGAGCCACCAGTCGCAAGCCTGA
- a CDS encoding DUF1360 domain-containing protein, with protein sequence MSVIEDVTEKAKQVQRRYAGDEDRPLGGYIVAMGVYSGLVGGLTLLGRAAGARLPQRFGAGDTVLLGAATFKASRLLAKDAVTSPLRAPFTRYEEPAGDDELNESVPAKGHVEHAVGELVSCPFCLNVWIGTGLAAGLVIAPRATRLAATVLTAVGVADALHLLYDAGKKLASG encoded by the coding sequence ATGAGCGTCATCGAAGACGTCACCGAAAAAGCGAAGCAGGTGCAACGCCGCTACGCCGGTGACGAAGACCGCCCGCTGGGCGGGTACATCGTCGCGATGGGCGTCTACAGCGGCCTCGTGGGCGGGCTGACGCTGCTCGGCCGCGCCGCCGGGGCCCGGTTGCCGCAGCGCTTCGGCGCCGGCGACACGGTCCTGCTGGGCGCGGCGACGTTCAAGGCCAGCCGCCTGCTGGCCAAGGACGCCGTCACCAGCCCGCTGCGCGCCCCGTTCACCCGGTACGAAGAGCCGGCCGGCGACGACGAGCTGAACGAGTCCGTCCCGGCGAAGGGCCACGTCGAGCACGCGGTCGGCGAGCTCGTCTCGTGCCCGTTCTGCCTGAACGTCTGGATCGGGACGGGCCTCGCCGCGGGCCTGGTGATCGCGCCGCGGGCGACCCGGCTGGCGGCCACCGTGCTGACCGCGGTGGGCGTGGCGGACGCCCTGCACCTGCTGTACGACGCGGGCAAGAAGCTCGCCTCCGGCTAG
- a CDS encoding Rieske 2Fe-2S domain-containing protein, translating into MTGGTAAGHVLAARILGEPHPAADLFDPNRFDARSVLEVAQDNLTVAKYLVGDHVAALWRSEKLDDLQPGDAQVVRVGGELVAAHRDEAGKLHTVGAHCTHLGCLVSFNDAEKTWDCPCHGSRFGVDGTVVQGPAVRPLRRGPA; encoded by the coding sequence ATGACCGGCGGCACGGCGGCGGGCCACGTCCTGGCGGCGCGGATCCTCGGCGAGCCGCACCCGGCCGCGGACCTGTTCGACCCCAACCGCTTCGACGCGCGTTCCGTGCTCGAAGTGGCCCAGGACAACCTGACCGTCGCGAAGTACCTCGTCGGCGACCACGTCGCCGCGCTGTGGCGGTCGGAGAAGCTCGACGACCTCCAGCCCGGTGACGCGCAGGTCGTCCGGGTGGGCGGCGAGCTCGTCGCGGCCCACCGCGACGAAGCCGGGAAGCTGCACACCGTCGGCGCCCACTGCACTCACCTGGGCTGCCTGGTTTCGTTCAACGACGCGGAGAAGACGTGGGACTGCCCGTGCCACGGCTCGCGGTTCGGCGTGGACGGCACCGTGGTGCAGGGCCCGGCGGTCCGCCCGCTGCGCCGCGGCCCGGCGTGA
- a CDS encoding VOC family protein, translated as MACRITELVLDCHDPDRLAEFWCAVLGYEVIGHEPDGLALGPPGAAFGEGPVTLILAQTENPRPGKLPLHLDVSPEGVDQETELARLKALGARPADVGQTGEESWVVLQDPEGNEFCLLRKDVGKA; from the coding sequence ATGGCCTGCCGGATCACCGAACTGGTGCTGGACTGCCACGACCCGGACCGCTTGGCGGAGTTCTGGTGCGCGGTCCTCGGGTACGAGGTGATCGGCCACGAGCCGGACGGCCTGGCCCTGGGCCCGCCGGGCGCGGCCTTCGGCGAAGGGCCGGTGACGTTGATCCTGGCCCAGACGGAGAACCCCCGCCCCGGAAAGCTCCCACTGCACCTGGACGTGAGCCCGGAGGGGGTCGACCAGGAGACGGAATTGGCGAGGTTGAAGGCATTGGGCGCCCGCCCGGCGGACGTGGGCCAGACGGGCGAGGAATCGTGGGTGGTCCTCCAGGACCCGGAGGGCAACGAGTTCTGCCTGCTGCGCAAGGACGTGGGCAAAGCCTGA
- a CDS encoding SRPBCC family protein — protein sequence MPEVSRVIDVPPDAVFDVLADGWLYAGWVVGSSHIRDVDEDWPAVGSRIHHSVGPWPVHIQDVTVVRAVEPGLSLSLEARGWPLGAAAVGLTLVPHGDGKTLVRMTEHIVRGPGKVLPEAVQALIAKPRNTESLARLADLATGKYARARHGHPNP from the coding sequence GTGCCCGAGGTCAGCCGCGTGATCGACGTACCGCCCGACGCCGTGTTCGACGTGCTCGCCGACGGCTGGCTCTACGCCGGCTGGGTGGTCGGCAGCTCCCACATCCGCGACGTCGACGAGGACTGGCCGGCGGTCGGCTCCCGGATCCACCACAGCGTGGGCCCCTGGCCGGTGCACATCCAGGACGTGACGGTGGTCCGCGCGGTCGAGCCGGGCCTGTCCCTGTCCCTGGAGGCCCGCGGGTGGCCACTGGGCGCGGCCGCGGTCGGCCTGACGCTGGTCCCCCACGGCGACGGGAAGACGCTGGTCCGGATGACCGAGCACATCGTCCGCGGCCCCGGCAAGGTGCTCCCGGAGGCGGTGCAGGCGCTGATCGCCAAGCCCCGCAACACCGAGTCCCTGGCCCGGCTCGCCGACCTGGCGACCGGCAAGTACGCCCGCGCCCGCCACGGCCACCCCAACCCCTGA
- a CDS encoding SDR family oxidoreductase, with amino-acid sequence MTTATKPLAVVTGASSGIGLELAKQFARHDFDLVLAADDAELAAAADEVRACGARVEAVRTDLAAPDGVEDLVGRLADRPVEALAVNAGVGVNGEFAGDTRLEDQLTVVDLNVRSAVHLAKRVVPGMVGRGHGRVLFTSSIAGTSPAPYQAVYAASKAFLTSFSEGLRAEVKDKGVTVTAMLPGPVDTEFFERAGMADTKIAAGPKDDPAEIAEAGYEALMAGKDKIVPGALKSKLQAAGSRVLPDQAKAKQQGKMMEPGSADE; translated from the coding sequence ATGACCACCGCAACCAAGCCGCTCGCCGTCGTCACCGGCGCGTCGAGCGGGATCGGCCTGGAGCTGGCCAAGCAGTTCGCCCGGCACGACTTCGACCTCGTGCTGGCCGCCGACGACGCCGAGCTCGCCGCGGCCGCCGACGAGGTCCGCGCGTGCGGCGCGCGGGTCGAGGCGGTCCGCACCGACCTCGCCGCCCCGGACGGGGTGGAAGACCTGGTCGGGCGGCTCGCGGACCGGCCGGTCGAGGCGCTGGCCGTCAACGCCGGCGTCGGGGTCAACGGCGAGTTCGCCGGGGACACCCGGCTGGAGGACCAGCTGACCGTCGTCGACCTGAACGTCCGCTCGGCCGTGCACCTCGCCAAGCGGGTCGTGCCCGGGATGGTCGGCCGCGGCCACGGCCGGGTGCTGTTCACCTCGTCGATCGCCGGCACGTCACCGGCGCCCTACCAGGCCGTCTACGCCGCGTCGAAGGCGTTCCTCACGTCGTTCTCCGAGGGCCTGCGAGCCGAGGTGAAGGACAAGGGCGTCACCGTCACCGCGATGCTGCCCGGTCCGGTCGACACCGAGTTCTTCGAGCGGGCCGGCATGGCGGACACCAAGATCGCCGCCGGGCCCAAGGACGACCCGGCCGAGATCGCCGAAGCGGGCTACGAAGCCCTGATGGCGGGCAAGGACAAGATCGTCCCCGGCGCGCTGAAGAGCAAGCTCCAGGCGGCCGGCTCGCGCGTCCTCCCGGACCAGGCCAAGGCCAAGCAACAGGGCAAGATGATGGAGCCCGGATCGGCGGACGAATGA
- a CDS encoding YihY/virulence factor BrkB family protein, producing the protein MARHGNEPDGPGELSKRSWGGALKRTFKQFNRDNLTDWAAALTYYGVLSLFPGIIVLTAILGLLGPDKIQTVIDNVNQIVPGQGRDILVGAIRELAGSRSLAGPLAIVGLLGALWSASGYIGAFMRASNAIYGMPEGRPVWKTIPLRIALTVGIVVLLAACALGVVATGSVARRIGDLIGLGSTGVLVWEIAKWPVIAVLVSLAFALLYWVGPNVRLPGFKWLTPGGLLAVVLWVAASAGFALYVANFGSYNKTYGSLAGVIAFLVWLWISNLAILLGAELDAELARGRAIEAGHADDQEEPFLPPRDTKAMDDDEAAAVAESERK; encoded by the coding sequence ATGGCCAGACACGGGAACGAGCCCGACGGACCGGGAGAGCTGTCGAAGCGGTCGTGGGGCGGGGCGCTCAAACGGACCTTCAAGCAGTTCAACCGGGACAACCTCACCGACTGGGCCGCGGCCCTCACCTACTACGGCGTGCTGTCGCTGTTCCCGGGCATCATCGTGCTCACCGCGATCCTCGGCCTGCTGGGCCCGGACAAGATCCAGACGGTGATCGACAACGTCAACCAGATCGTTCCCGGCCAGGGCCGGGACATCCTCGTCGGCGCGATCCGGGAGCTGGCGGGCTCGCGCAGCCTGGCCGGCCCGCTGGCGATCGTGGGCCTGCTGGGCGCACTGTGGTCGGCGTCGGGGTACATCGGCGCGTTCATGCGGGCGTCGAACGCGATCTACGGGATGCCGGAGGGACGTCCGGTGTGGAAGACGATCCCGCTGCGGATCGCCCTGACGGTGGGGATCGTGGTGCTGCTGGCGGCGTGCGCGCTGGGCGTGGTGGCCACCGGGTCGGTGGCCCGCCGGATCGGCGACCTGATCGGCCTCGGCTCGACGGGCGTGCTGGTGTGGGAGATCGCGAAGTGGCCGGTGATCGCGGTGCTCGTGAGCCTGGCGTTCGCGCTGCTGTACTGGGTGGGCCCGAACGTGCGGTTGCCGGGCTTCAAGTGGCTGACACCGGGCGGGTTGCTGGCGGTGGTCCTGTGGGTGGCGGCGTCGGCCGGGTTCGCCTTGTACGTCGCGAATTTCGGCTCCTACAACAAGACCTACGGTTCGCTGGCCGGGGTGATCGCGTTCCTTGTATGGTTGTGGATCTCCAACCTCGCGATCCTGCTGGGGGCCGAGCTGGACGCGGAGCTGGCCCGCGGCCGCGCGATCGAGGCAGGCCACGCGGACGACCAGGAGGAGCCGTTCCTGCCGCCGCGGGACACGAAGGCCATGGACGACGACGAAGCCGCGGCGGTGGCGGAGTCGGAACGGAAGTGA
- a CDS encoding NAD(P)/FAD-dependent oxidoreductase, translated as MSTEAVDAVVIGAGHNGLVAASLLADAGWSVLVLEATEYAGGSVRTAEVTEPGFRNDLFSAFYPLSAVSPVIRGLGLEEHGLRWRHAPDVLAHVLPDDRCAVLSRDIDRTAASADEFAPGDGAAWRQLFAQWQEVREPLLDALFTPFPPVRPALKLLRRTGTGDALRLARMLTLPARRFGDEVFAGEGAKLLLAGNSAHSDLSVDNAGSAVFGWLLAMIGQDKGFPVPEGGAGELAAALVRRLESRGGRVHCGRPVRSVLVGGGRALGVRDAAGDPVRARRAVLADVPAPVLYRELVGEEWLPSRLVEDLDKFEWDSATVKVDWALSGPIPWTAEAARGAGTIHLGTDLDGLSAFGGELARGRTPRRPFLLLGQMTTSDPSRSPAGTEAAWAYTHVPRGSMEGRGALERRVKRIEETVEANAPGFTALIKARYAQGPAELGGHNPGLVGGAINAGTTAIHQQLFFRPVPGTGRADTPVDRLYLAGASAHPGGAVHGGPGANAARAALARAGVLGGGYAAVIRAAHRAIYG; from the coding sequence GTGAGTACGGAAGCCGTCGACGCGGTGGTGATCGGCGCCGGGCACAACGGCCTGGTGGCGGCGAGCCTCCTGGCCGACGCCGGGTGGTCGGTGCTGGTCCTGGAGGCGACCGAGTACGCCGGCGGCTCGGTCCGGACCGCCGAGGTGACCGAGCCGGGCTTCCGCAACGACCTGTTCAGCGCGTTCTACCCGCTCTCGGCGGTGTCACCGGTGATCCGGGGGCTGGGGCTGGAGGAGCACGGGCTGCGCTGGCGGCACGCGCCCGACGTGCTCGCGCACGTGCTGCCCGACGACCGCTGCGCGGTGCTTTCCCGCGACATCGACCGCACGGCCGCGTCGGCCGACGAGTTCGCCCCGGGCGACGGCGCCGCCTGGCGGCAGTTGTTCGCGCAATGGCAGGAGGTCCGCGAGCCGTTGCTGGACGCGCTGTTCACGCCGTTCCCGCCGGTGCGTCCGGCGCTGAAGCTGCTGCGCCGCACCGGAACCGGTGATGCCTTGCGGCTGGCGCGCATGCTGACGCTGCCCGCGCGCCGCTTCGGTGACGAGGTGTTCGCCGGCGAAGGCGCGAAGCTGCTCCTGGCCGGGAATTCCGCGCACAGCGACCTTTCCGTCGACAACGCCGGCAGCGCGGTGTTCGGCTGGCTGCTCGCGATGATCGGGCAGGACAAGGGTTTCCCGGTGCCCGAGGGTGGCGCCGGCGAGCTGGCCGCGGCGCTGGTGCGCCGGCTCGAGTCGCGGGGCGGGCGCGTCCACTGTGGACGTCCGGTGCGGTCGGTGCTCGTCGGTGGCGGGCGGGCGCTGGGCGTGCGGGACGCGGCCGGTGACCCGGTCCGGGCGCGCAGGGCGGTGCTGGCCGACGTGCCCGCGCCGGTGCTGTACCGCGAACTGGTGGGGGAGGAGTGGCTGCCGTCCCGGCTGGTCGAAGACCTGGACAAGTTCGAATGGGACAGCGCGACGGTGAAGGTGGACTGGGCGCTGTCCGGCCCGATCCCGTGGACGGCGGAGGCGGCCCGCGGAGCGGGCACGATCCACCTCGGAACGGACCTCGACGGGCTTTCGGCGTTCGGCGGCGAGCTCGCCCGCGGCCGCACCCCGCGCCGTCCGTTCCTGCTGCTCGGCCAGATGACGACGAGCGACCCGTCCCGCTCACCGGCGGGCACCGAGGCGGCGTGGGCGTACACGCACGTACCGCGCGGCTCGATGGAGGGCCGCGGGGCGCTGGAGCGGCGGGTCAAGCGGATCGAGGAGACGGTGGAGGCCAACGCACCGGGCTTCACGGCCCTGATCAAGGCCCGCTACGCGCAGGGGCCGGCCGAGCTCGGAGGGCACAACCCGGGCCTGGTGGGCGGCGCGATCAACGCGGGCACGACGGCGATCCACCAGCAGCTGTTCTTCCGCCCGGTGCCGGGGACGGGCCGCGCGGACACCCCGGTGGACCGGCTGTACCTGGCGGGAGCATCGGCCCACCCGGGCGGAGCGGTCCACGGAGGCCCGGGAGCGAACGCGGCCCGCGCGGCACTGGCCAGGGCGGGGGTCCTGGGCGGTGGGTACGCGGCGGTGATCCGGGCGGCGCACCGCGCGATCTACGGCTGA
- a CDS encoding CocE/NonD family hydrolase, which produces MRAVTSLPCAITEEDHVRIPVSDGIVLSARIRRPVSSDTEPVPAILEYIPYRKRDLTAPRDSIHHPYLAGHGYACVRVDIRGTGESEGVLADEYLEREQLDAEEVLEWIAAQPWCTGDTGMMGISWGAFAALQVAARKPPSLRAIVISSFTDDRFADDMHYMGGCLLSDNVAESGTMFAYATLPPDPAVVGERWREMWRERLDDCSLWIGNWLGHQRRDDYWRHASVSENYHDVQVPVLASSGWADGYSNAVIRLLAHLDVPRRGLIGPWSHKYPHLGEPGPAIGYLQEVVKWWDHWLRGEENGVMDAPMLCTWLQESVPPSTSYEDRPGRWVGEATWPSPHVEPQVLPLARHRLARPGETVPDEALTVSSPLSVGQFSGKWASYSAPPDLPYDQREEDGGSLVFDTDVLTERCEILGSPKVRLEVSADQPVAMIAARISDVAPDGRATRVTYGLLNLTHRDGHDEPVPLEPGQRYDVEIELNAVAQAFPAGHRIRLSLSTSYWPLAWPPPSPVLLSVHTGHSGLELPVRPVAEPDELPPRPFGEPEGAPPMAVIAVTPGEQRWTVSRDLVDYRSALDIVKNAGTVRFDDLDLEVTRDVRERYSWVADDFGSPVAETAWDVTFARGDWVARSVTRTRVSCTDTEFVVDAQLDAYEGARRIVSRNWHERIPRDLV; this is translated from the coding sequence TTGCGAGCCGTCACCTCGCTGCCCTGTGCCATCACCGAGGAGGACCACGTCCGGATCCCGGTGTCCGACGGGATCGTGCTGTCCGCGCGCATCCGGCGGCCGGTCTCGTCGGACACCGAGCCGGTGCCGGCGATCCTCGAGTACATCCCCTACCGCAAGCGCGACCTCACCGCGCCCCGCGACTCGATCCACCACCCCTACCTCGCCGGGCACGGGTACGCCTGCGTGCGCGTGGACATCCGCGGCACCGGCGAATCCGAGGGCGTCCTGGCCGACGAGTACCTCGAACGCGAGCAGCTCGACGCCGAGGAGGTCCTCGAGTGGATCGCCGCGCAGCCGTGGTGCACCGGCGACACCGGGATGATGGGGATCTCCTGGGGCGCGTTCGCCGCGTTGCAGGTCGCGGCGCGGAAGCCGCCGAGCCTGCGCGCGATCGTGATCTCGTCGTTCACCGACGACCGCTTCGCCGACGACATGCACTACATGGGCGGCTGCCTGCTCTCGGACAATGTCGCCGAGTCGGGGACGATGTTCGCCTACGCCACCCTGCCGCCCGACCCGGCCGTCGTCGGCGAGCGCTGGCGGGAGATGTGGCGGGAGCGGCTGGACGACTGCAGTCTGTGGATCGGCAACTGGCTCGGCCACCAGCGCCGCGACGACTACTGGCGGCACGCGTCGGTGTCGGAGAACTACCATGACGTCCAGGTGCCGGTGCTGGCCTCCAGCGGCTGGGCCGACGGCTACTCCAACGCCGTGATCCGGCTGCTGGCCCACCTCGACGTGCCCCGCCGCGGGCTGATCGGGCCGTGGTCGCACAAGTACCCGCACCTGGGCGAGCCGGGCCCGGCCATCGGCTACCTCCAGGAAGTCGTCAAGTGGTGGGACCACTGGCTGCGCGGTGAGGAGAACGGCGTGATGGACGCGCCGATGCTGTGCACGTGGCTGCAGGAGAGCGTGCCGCCGTCGACGTCGTACGAGGACCGGCCCGGCCGCTGGGTCGGGGAGGCGACCTGGCCGTCACCGCACGTGGAGCCGCAGGTGCTGCCGCTGGCCCGGCACCGGCTCGCGCGGCCCGGCGAGACCGTCCCCGACGAGGCCCTCACCGTGTCGTCGCCGCTGTCGGTGGGGCAGTTCTCGGGGAAGTGGGCGTCCTACAGCGCCCCGCCGGACCTGCCCTACGACCAGCGCGAGGAGGACGGCGGGTCGCTGGTCTTCGACACCGACGTGCTCACCGAGCGCTGCGAGATCCTCGGCTCGCCGAAGGTGCGGCTGGAGGTGTCGGCCGACCAGCCGGTCGCGATGATCGCGGCGCGGATCTCGGACGTCGCGCCGGACGGGCGGGCCACCCGCGTCACCTACGGGCTGCTCAACCTGACCCACCGCGACGGGCACGACGAGCCGGTGCCGCTGGAGCCGGGGCAGCGGTACGACGTCGAGATCGAGCTGAACGCCGTGGCGCAGGCTTTCCCGGCCGGGCACCGGATCCGGCTGTCACTGTCCACTTCGTACTGGCCGCTGGCCTGGCCGCCGCCGTCGCCGGTGCTGCTGAGTGTCCACACCGGACACAGCGGGCTGGAGCTGCCGGTGCGCCCGGTCGCCGAGCCGGACGAGCTGCCGCCCCGGCCGTTCGGCGAACCCGAAGGCGCGCCGCCGATGGCGGTGATCGCGGTGACACCGGGGGAGCAGCGCTGGACCGTCTCGCGGGACCTCGTCGACTACCGCTCGGCGCTGGACATCGTGAAGAACGCCGGGACCGTCAGGTTCGACGACCTCGACCTGGAGGTCACCCGGGACGTCCGCGAGCGGTACAGCTGGGTGGCCGACGACTTCGGCTCGCCGGTGGCGGAAACCGCGTGGGACGTCACCTTCGCCCGCGGCGACTGGGTGGCGCGCAGCGTGACCCGCACCCGGGTATCCTGCACTGACACCGAGTTCGTCGTCGACGCGCAGCTCGACGCCTACGAGGGCGCGCGGCGGATCGTGTCGCGGAACTGGCACGAGCGGATCCCGCGCGATCTCGTCTGA
- a CDS encoding acetyl-CoA carboxylase biotin carboxylase subunit family protein: protein MSTDIFVIGLDEENRRVLERLPWAAGYRFHGLLTPEELQHGEIDFEALLKTAQHELDAFDGEVGAIVSYWDFPAATLVPILCGRYGLPSVSLEAVLKCEHKYWSRLEQRKVIDELPHFGIVDLEDEHPAPPEGVGYPMWLKPVKSFSSELAFKAGNDREFADAVAEIRAGVGRVGEPFGYVLEQVDLPPEIARVGGAACLAEGALHGVQAAIEGYVYRGEVTVYGALDSINYPDSSSFLRHQYPSQLGEEPVQRMRDVAERVMKQIGFDNGTFSIEFFCDPESGQVCLLEINPRHSQSHAELFEFVDGVANHEIMVRLGLGQDPGRRPRKGTYQIAGKWYLRRFEDGVVTRVPTPEEIATVQNRIDGTQIEIVPRVGQRLSDLPEQDSYSFELAQLFVAAHTEHEMVQKYQACVDALPFEFAEA from the coding sequence ATGAGTACCGACATCTTCGTGATCGGCCTGGACGAGGAGAACCGGCGGGTGCTGGAGCGCCTGCCGTGGGCGGCCGGTTACCGGTTCCACGGCCTGCTGACCCCCGAAGAGCTGCAGCACGGCGAGATCGACTTCGAAGCGTTGCTGAAGACGGCGCAGCACGAGCTGGACGCCTTCGACGGCGAAGTCGGCGCGATCGTCAGCTACTGGGACTTCCCGGCCGCGACCCTGGTGCCCATCCTGTGCGGCCGCTACGGCCTGCCCAGCGTGTCGCTCGAGGCGGTGCTGAAGTGCGAACACAAGTACTGGAGCCGGCTGGAGCAGAGAAAGGTGATCGACGAGCTGCCGCACTTCGGCATCGTCGATCTCGAAGACGAGCACCCGGCGCCGCCGGAGGGCGTCGGCTACCCGATGTGGCTCAAGCCGGTGAAGTCCTTCTCCTCCGAACTCGCCTTCAAGGCCGGGAACGACCGCGAATTCGCCGACGCCGTGGCGGAGATCCGGGCCGGGGTCGGCCGCGTCGGGGAGCCGTTCGGCTACGTCCTCGAACAGGTCGACCTGCCGCCGGAGATCGCCCGGGTGGGTGGCGCGGCCTGCCTGGCCGAAGGAGCGCTCCACGGCGTCCAGGCGGCCATCGAGGGGTACGTCTACCGGGGTGAGGTCACCGTTTACGGTGCGCTCGACTCGATCAACTACCCGGACAGCTCGTCGTTCCTGCGCCACCAGTACCCGTCGCAGCTGGGGGAGGAGCCGGTCCAGCGGATGCGGGACGTCGCCGAGCGGGTGATGAAGCAGATCGGCTTCGACAACGGCACGTTCAGCATCGAGTTCTTCTGCGATCCCGAGTCCGGCCAGGTGTGCCTGCTGGAGATCAACCCCCGGCACTCGCAGTCGCACGCCGAACTGTTCGAGTTCGTCGACGGCGTCGCCAACCACGAAATCATGGTGCGGCTCGGCCTGGGCCAGGACCCCGGCCGCCGTCCCCGCAAGGGCACCTACCAGATCGCCGGCAAGTGGTACCTGCGGCGGTTCGAGGACGGCGTCGTGACCCGCGTCCCGACCCCCGAGGAGATCGCGACCGTGCAGAACCGCATCGACGGCACCCAGATCGAGATCGTGCCCCGGGTGGGGCAGCGGCTGTCGGACCTGCCGGAGCAGGACAGCTACAGCTTCGAGCTGGCGCAACTGTTCGTCGCGGCGCACACCGAGCACGAGATGGTGCAGAAGTACCAGGCCTGTGTGGACGCGCTGCCGTTCGAGTTCGCGGAAGCCTGA
- a CDS encoding DNA topoisomerase IB: protein MGRTRLRRSDLRGPGIKRIRRGRGFSYAMPDGSPVTDDELLARIKDLVIPPAWRNVWICPYPNGHVQAVGTDDAGRRQYLYHEQWRRDRDEEKHDRVLQMARRLPAWRASVAEDLAGRGLTRKRVLAAALRMLDRGIFRTGGEEYAEENGTHGAATLLRSHVSVRGDECRFCYVAKGGLDRKVTIRDGELAAVLKSLLRSRSGSDRLLVYREGGTWHEVHAADINERFKELAGEDCTAKDMRTWNATVLAAAAFAAADPPTSETARKRAEAKVMKEVSTALGNTPAVCRSSYVDPRLVEAYRAERTIAPALKRAARLDGDEARAALEKACARLLNAS from the coding sequence GTGGGACGCACCAGACTCCGGCGCAGTGACCTGCGCGGCCCGGGCATCAAGCGCATCCGCCGCGGCCGCGGGTTCTCCTACGCCATGCCCGACGGCTCGCCGGTGACCGACGACGAGCTCCTCGCGCGGATCAAGGACCTCGTCATCCCGCCGGCGTGGCGGAACGTGTGGATCTGCCCGTACCCGAACGGGCACGTCCAGGCGGTCGGCACCGACGACGCCGGGCGGCGCCAGTACCTCTACCACGAGCAGTGGCGCCGCGATCGCGACGAGGAGAAGCACGACCGCGTGCTGCAGATGGCCCGCCGGCTGCCGGCGTGGCGCGCTTCGGTGGCGGAGGACCTCGCCGGGCGCGGCCTGACCCGCAAGCGGGTGCTGGCGGCGGCGTTGCGGATGCTCGACCGGGGGATCTTCCGCACCGGCGGCGAGGAGTACGCGGAGGAGAACGGCACCCACGGCGCGGCGACGCTCCTGCGTTCGCACGTGTCCGTCCGCGGCGACGAGTGCCGGTTCTGCTACGTCGCCAAGGGCGGGCTGGACCGCAAGGTGACGATCCGGGACGGCGAGCTGGCGGCGGTGCTGAAGTCCCTGCTGCGCAGCCGGTCCGGCAGCGACCGCCTGCTCGTCTACCGCGAGGGCGGCACGTGGCACGAGGTCCACGCGGCCGACATCAACGAGCGGTTCAAGGAGCTGGCGGGCGAGGACTGCACGGCGAAGGACATGCGCACGTGGAACGCGACGGTCCTGGCCGCGGCGGCGTTCGCGGCGGCGGACCCGCCGACGTCCGAGACGGCCCGCAAACGCGCGGAGGCCAAGGTGATGAAGGAGGTCTCGACGGCGCTCGGGAACACCCCCGCGGTCTGCCGCTCGTCCTATGTGGATCCTCGGCTGGTGGAGGCGTACCGCGCCGAGCGCACGATCGCCCCGGCGTTGAAGCGCGCGGCCCGCCTCGACGGCGACGAGGCGCGGGCGGCGCTGGAGAAGGCTTGTGCACGGTTGCTGAACGCTTCGTGA